A single window of Paracoccus albus DNA harbors:
- a CDS encoding IS3 family transposase (programmed frameshift) — MAGKREKPEDVVSKLRQVEVLQGQGATIAEAVRQIGVTEQTFYRWRKLYGGMQRSQLTRLKELEKENQRLRRAVSDLTLDKLILTEAAKGKLLSPSRRRKCIDHVRRELGVSERRACRALGQHRSTQRKIPQGRANEERLTDDIIELADKYGRYGYRMVTGLLNNAGWCVNHKRVERIWRREGLKVPQKQKKKGRLWLNDGSCVRLRPERPSHVWSYDFVQDRTADGRVYRTLNIIDEHTREALMIRVDRKLNSTDVLDALTDLFILRGTPEYIRSDNGPEFIAQKVREWIAAVGAKTAYIEPGSPWENGYCESFNARFRDELLNGEIFYSLREAQVLIEQWRIHYNTVRPHSALGYRPPAPESIVPMDQRPTMH, encoded by the exons ATGGCTGGGAAACGAGAGAAGCCCGAAGATGTTGTATCGAAGCTTCGGCAGGTAGAAGTTCTGCAAGGGCAAGGCGCAACGATTGCCGAGGCGGTGCGCCAGATCGGCGTGACGGAGCAGACGTTTTACCGCTGGCGTAAGCTCTATGGCGGGATGCAGCGGTCGCAGCTCACGCGGCTGAAAGAGCTGGAGAAAGAGAACCAACGGCTGCGACGGGCGGTGTCCGATTTGACCTTGGACAAGCTCATCCTGACGGAAGCGGCGA AAGGGAAACTTCTAAGCCCTTCGCGTCGTCGCAAGTGCATCGACCATGTGCGGCGGGAACTCGGCGTGTCCGAACGCCGCGCCTGCCGCGCGCTCGGTCAGCATCGATCTACGCAGCGCAAGATACCGCAGGGCCGCGCCAATGAAGAGCGTCTGACCGATGACATCATCGAACTGGCCGACAAATACGGGCGCTATGGATATCGCATGGTGACGGGTCTGCTGAACAACGCGGGCTGGTGTGTGAACCACAAGCGGGTCGAGCGCATCTGGCGACGTGAAGGGCTGAAGGTCCCGCAAAAGCAAAAGAAGAAAGGGCGGCTCTGGCTGAACGATGGGTCATGCGTCCGGCTCAGGCCGGAGCGTCCAAGCCATGTCTGGTCATACGACTTCGTTCAAGACCGCACTGCTGACGGGCGGGTCTATCGGACGCTGAATATCATTGACGAACACACCAGGGAGGCGCTGATGATCCGCGTCGATCGCAAGCTCAACTCAACCGATGTGCTGGATGCATTGACCGACCTGTTCATCCTCCGCGGCACGCCGGAATACATAAGATCCGACAATGGGCCGGAATTTATCGCGCAGAAGGTGCGGGAGTGGATTGCAGCCGTCGGCGCGAAAACGGCTTACATCGAACCAGGCTCACCATGGGAAAACGGATACTGTGAAAGCTTCAATGCCCGGTTCCGCGACGAACTGCTCAACGGAGAAATCTTCTACAGCCTAAGGGAGGCCCAAGTCCTGATCGAGCAATGGCGTATCCACTACAACACAGTCAGGCCGCACAGCGCATTGGGTTACCGTCCGCCTGCGCCCGAAAGCATCGTCCCGATGGACCAGAGGCCCACGATGCACTAA
- a CDS encoding autotransporter outer membrane beta-barrel domain-containing protein, whose product MAAVLGGDGDDSTTWTSGALDSFDGGNGSDTLDIGAGSYDGSVILDGGDDLFVADGWIDELTFAGLDLSLEGANLLNWENMVLDNSTITFSDGAVSVGEDEGTGLKIEDDATLITAGNFTLTGNMTNLGVIDAQNGTAGDVISVSGDYTGGGTIRLDTVLNDNSSATDMLVIAGDASGVTTLDILNVGGTGAEAVNNGILVVQVGGTVADGTLFLLSEDSNTVADDYTYELVRVGNEWYLQSEGEPEEPEEPEEPGEPEEPGEPEEPGEPEEPEEPGEPEEPGEPEEPGEPEEPGEPEEPEEPGEPEEPVEPEEPEVETPANIYESLPSAVAAAFTRLPTLEQRVGQRQWWARDNSAKGKLGPQQGGWIRVWGDWLDLTPEHSDSAARGQINSWGLQAGYDHPLAEGSNGQWVLGGTLQYGEMSFDGHSSQGGGEIEAEGIGLGVTATWYGNNGVYFDAQGQMNKVSADISTEAHGKLASDVDMTAWALSAETGYRHALNETAALVPQAQLSWSRISGDAFTDASGYRIDPGSNTKLTGRLGLAYEYEYSEGWLLGDRSNGADSNYREKFYVIGNLLHDFRNESEVTVNGVRLTQEDTRTWGELGLGGSIVWDENKTVYTETSYREAFGGDDSDGLHVTAGFRMQF is encoded by the coding sequence TTGGCGGCGGTCCTCGGCGGCGACGGTGACGATTCCACGACCTGGACGTCTGGCGCGCTTGATTCGTTCGACGGAGGCAATGGATCGGATACTCTGGACATAGGTGCTGGATCCTATGATGGGAGTGTAATTCTTGATGGTGGTGATGATCTGTTCGTTGCGGATGGTTGGATTGACGAGCTGACATTTGCCGGACTTGATTTGTCGCTTGAAGGCGCGAACCTTCTGAACTGGGAAAACATGGTCTTGGATAACAGCACCATCACCTTCAGTGATGGTGCTGTTTCTGTGGGCGAGGATGAGGGCACCGGTCTGAAGATAGAGGATGATGCGACCCTTATCACGGCGGGCAATTTCACGCTTACCGGCAATATGACCAATCTCGGAGTGATTGACGCTCAGAACGGCACCGCAGGAGATGTGATCAGCGTTTCGGGTGATTACACCGGAGGCGGAACGATCCGGCTGGATACCGTTCTGAATGACAACTCATCCGCAACTGACATGCTGGTGATTGCTGGCGATGCGTCCGGTGTGACAACGCTTGATATTCTGAATGTCGGGGGCACCGGCGCGGAGGCTGTAAATAACGGAATCCTTGTAGTTCAGGTCGGTGGCACCGTCGCGGACGGGACACTGTTCTTACTCTCGGAAGACAGCAACACAGTCGCGGATGATTACACCTACGAACTGGTTCGGGTTGGCAACGAGTGGTATCTTCAGTCGGAAGGTGAGCCGGAAGAACCCGAGGAACCGGAAGAACCCGGTGAGCCTGAGGAGCCCGGTGAGCCGGAAGAGCCCGGTGAACCTGAAGAGCCGGAAGAACCCGGTGAGCCGGAAGAACCCGGTGAACCCGAGGAGCCAGGTGAACCCGAGGAACCAGGTGAACCCGAGGAACCGGAAGAACCCGGTGAACCTGAGGAGCCCGTTGAACCCGAAGAGCCCGAGGTTGAAACACCCGCGAATATCTATGAATCGCTGCCTTCCGCGGTCGCGGCGGCTTTCACCCGCTTGCCGACGCTGGAACAGCGTGTCGGTCAGCGCCAGTGGTGGGCTCGTGACAATTCGGCCAAGGGCAAGCTTGGACCTCAGCAGGGCGGCTGGATCCGCGTCTGGGGCGACTGGCTGGACCTGACGCCAGAGCACTCGGACAGTGCGGCGCGGGGTCAGATCAACAGCTGGGGCCTTCAGGCCGGCTATGACCATCCGCTTGCGGAAGGCTCGAACGGGCAATGGGTCCTCGGCGGCACGCTGCAATATGGCGAGATGTCGTTTGACGGGCACAGCTCTCAGGGCGGCGGAGAGATCGAGGCTGAAGGCATCGGTCTTGGTGTGACAGCGACCTGGTATGGCAATAACGGCGTCTATTTCGATGCGCAGGGCCAGATGAACAAGGTATCGGCCGATATCAGCACCGAAGCCCATGGCAAGCTGGCAAGCGATGTCGATATGACGGCCTGGGCGCTCAGCGCCGAGACGGGCTATCGCCACGCGCTCAATGAGACTGCGGCTCTGGTTCCGCAGGCGCAGTTGAGCTGGTCACGGATTTCGGGTGACGCCTTTACCGATGCTTCCGGCTACCGGATCGATCCCGGCTCGAACACCAAACTGACCGGGCGTCTTGGTCTGGCCTATGAGTACGAGTACTCGGAAGGCTGGCTGCTCGGGGATCGTTCGAACGGCGCAGACAGCAACTATCGCGAGAAATTCTACGTGATCGGCAACCTGCTGCACGACTTCCGCAATGAGAGCGAGGTCACAGTAAACGGTGTCCGGCTGACGCAGGAAGACACGCGCACATGGGGCGAACTCGGCCTTGGTGGCAGTATCGTGTGGGACGAAAACAAGACCGTCTACACCGAGACCAGCTACCGCGAGGCCTTTGGCGGAGACGACAGCGACGGCCTCCACGTCACCGCAGGCTTCAGGATGCAATTCTGA
- a CDS encoding invasion associated locus B family protein, with the protein MIMNIWAAALAVLMLQGAAHAQTATPSQQPQTEEEATMSDDATSPDIGSEKVQDWIVRCQDAPGGRLCEMTQEHNDRASGRRVLALGIKRLEENSAQLTIVAPLGLKTSEGVTLSGPGDYSLALPFETCLPSGCIVSQQLNAADISTLLEQAELTATMVTTDLTELVINMSTAGMQAAWERSAEIKE; encoded by the coding sequence ATGATCATGAATATATGGGCTGCGGCGCTTGCCGTTCTGATGTTGCAAGGTGCTGCACATGCACAGACAGCGACACCTTCGCAACAGCCCCAGACGGAGGAAGAAGCGACGATGAGTGATGATGCCACCAGCCCTGACATCGGTTCAGAGAAAGTTCAGGATTGGATCGTTCGCTGCCAGGATGCCCCGGGCGGGCGACTCTGCGAGATGACGCAGGAGCACAACGACAGGGCCAGCGGACGCCGGGTTCTGGCTCTGGGCATTAAACGTCTGGAAGAAAATTCAGCGCAACTGACCATTGTCGCGCCGCTTGGGCTGAAAACCTCCGAAGGCGTGACGTTGAGCGGCCCGGGGGATTATAGCCTCGCTCTGCCTTTCGAAACCTGCCTGCCAAGCGGCTGCATCGTCAGCCAACAATTGAATGCGGCGGATATCTCGACCCTGCTTGAGCAGGCAGAGCTAACCGCAACGATGGTGACCACGGATCTCACGGAACTGGTAATCAACATGTCGACCGCAGGCATGCAAGCGGCATGGGAGAGATCGGCCGAGATAAAGGAGTGA
- a CDS encoding NUDIX domain-containing protein → MNLDATGREILLVGPLASAEMMAALGVTGHPTTLPGTLHGGADAGLGGDWPALRDGPGEVVAMRVQENDDLRRYLHITGLSPVDVDGQPVFGLGKGGGDDWQDNAAPLMARAADMLLSRGIERSDQSSTARLRRLAEIAAVRHRAESEAGPAAHLPAPDGDRVEVRHRREAYGRYFSVEEIALRHRRYDGGWSPVLEREVFISADASLLLPYDPVLDCVLLISQFRIGPLARGQAQCWMLEPVAGRVDAGEAPADAARREAVEEAGLDIGRLYALPAHYPTPGANSEYYYPFIAAVDLSEHETGQGFGVADEGEDIATHIIPRAELLHLAETGQIQCGPLITMALMLDRMAERIRADMAGT, encoded by the coding sequence TTGAACTTGGACGCGACAGGCCGAGAGATTCTGCTGGTCGGGCCGCTGGCTTCGGCAGAGATGATGGCGGCTCTGGGCGTGACAGGGCACCCGACGACACTTCCGGGGACGCTGCATGGCGGTGCGGATGCCGGGCTTGGCGGCGACTGGCCGGCCTTGCGCGACGGGCCAGGAGAGGTCGTCGCGATGCGTGTGCAGGAGAATGACGATCTGCGCCGTTATCTGCACATCACCGGGCTGTCGCCAGTTGATGTTGACGGTCAGCCGGTCTTCGGTCTTGGCAAGGGCGGCGGCGATGATTGGCAGGACAATGCGGCACCCCTGATGGCGCGTGCTGCTGACATGCTGCTGTCGCGCGGGATCGAACGCAGTGATCAATCCTCAACCGCCCGATTGCGCCGGCTTGCCGAGATTGCAGCCGTTCGCCACAGGGCAGAAAGCGAAGCCGGTCCGGCAGCCCATCTTCCTGCGCCCGATGGAGACCGGGTGGAAGTTCGGCATCGCCGTGAAGCCTATGGCCGCTATTTTTCGGTCGAAGAAATCGCGCTTCGCCACCGGCGCTATGACGGGGGATGGTCGCCCGTGCTGGAGCGCGAGGTTTTCATTTCAGCTGATGCGTCCCTGTTGCTGCCATATGACCCGGTGCTCGACTGTGTGCTGCTGATAAGCCAGTTCCGCATTGGCCCGCTGGCTCGTGGTCAGGCGCAATGCTGGATGCTGGAGCCGGTGGCGGGTCGCGTTGATGCAGGCGAAGCACCTGCCGATGCCGCGCGCCGCGAGGCGGTGGAGGAGGCGGGACTAGATATCGGCCGCCTTTATGCGCTGCCGGCGCATTATCCGACACCGGGTGCGAACAGCGAATATTATTATCCGTTCATCGCGGCGGTCGACCTGTCGGAACACGAAACGGGGCAGGGCTTCGGTGTGGCCGATGAGGGCGAGGACATCGCCACCCATATCATCCCGCGGGCAGAGCTGCTTCACCTTGCCGAAACGGGCCAGATTCAATGCGGGCCGCTGATCACGATGGCGCTGATGCTGGATCGGATGGCAGAACGGATCCGGGCGGATATGGCGGGAACGTGA
- a CDS encoding cysteine synthase A encodes MDIRPDLASAIGNTPLIRLSGPSDATGCEILGKAEFMNPGQSVKDRAALFIIKDAVERGELKPGGTIVEGTAGNTGIGLALVGASMGFRSVIVIPETQSQEKKDMIRLAGAELVQVPAAPYKNPNNYVRYSERLATALAKTEPNGAIWANQFDNVANRRAHQETTGPEIWEQTDGKVDGFICAVGSGGTLVGVAQALQPRGVKIGLADPEGAALHSFYTTGEFDSPGNSITEGIGQGRITANLEGFTPDFSYRIPDSEALEVLFKLAAEEGLVLGGSSGINVAGAIRLARELGPGKRIVTVLCDAGNRYQTKLYNPEFLREKGLPIPEWLDSEPRNLPEVFEA; translated from the coding sequence ATGGACATTCGCCCCGATCTCGCTTCGGCAATTGGCAATACCCCCCTTATCAGGCTCAGCGGTCCGTCAGATGCGACGGGATGCGAGATTCTGGGCAAGGCAGAGTTCATGAATCCTGGCCAGTCGGTCAAGGATCGCGCGGCACTGTTCATCATCAAGGATGCGGTGGAGCGCGGGGAGCTGAAGCCGGGCGGCACGATTGTTGAAGGCACGGCGGGCAATACCGGCATCGGGCTGGCGCTTGTCGGTGCCTCGATGGGGTTTCGCTCGGTCATCGTTATTCCTGAAACGCAAAGTCAGGAAAAGAAGGACATGATCCGGCTGGCAGGGGCGGAGCTGGTGCAGGTGCCCGCGGCACCCTACAAGAACCCGAACAATTATGTCCGCTATTCGGAACGTCTGGCAACGGCATTGGCGAAAACGGAACCCAATGGCGCCATCTGGGCCAATCAGTTCGACAATGTCGCCAACCGCCGCGCGCATCAGGAAACGACCGGGCCAGAGATCTGGGAACAGACCGACGGCAAGGTCGATGGTTTCATCTGTGCCGTCGGCTCTGGCGGGACACTGGTGGGCGTTGCGCAGGCGCTCCAGCCCAGGGGCGTGAAAATCGGGCTGGCCGATCCCGAAGGCGCGGCGCTGCATTCCTTCTATACCACCGGCGAATTCGACAGCCCCGGCAACTCGATCACGGAAGGGATCGGGCAGGGGCGTATCACCGCAAACCTTGAAGGCTTCACACCCGATTTCAGCTACCGCATCCCGGATTCTGAAGCGCTTGAGGTTCTGTTCAAGCTGGCCGCGGAAGAGGGGCTGGTGCTTGGCGGCTCCTCTGGCATCAACGTGGCGGGTGCCATCCGCCTGGCGCGAGAGCTTGGGCCGGGCAAGCGCATCGTCACGGTGCTTTGCGATGCCGGGAACCGGTATCAGACGAAGCTCTACAATCCGGAATTCCTGCGCGAAAAGGGGCTGCCTATCCCCGAATGGCTGGATTCAGAACCGCGCAACTTGCCAGAAGTATTCGAGGCATAA
- a CDS encoding mechanosensitive ion channel family protein: MFLNVFRSALLALLLLATQVAAQVQQQIDYETWETFASQAEAALDDRDTSSDQIESIRENATEWRAQFDEAQNINAPRIQTIKDQISSLGPEPAEGETEAEDVADRRAALNAQLSELQAPGIKATEAYSRAESIVTHADEIERAREAEELMSQTPSPLLPTSWVAAGKDVLGIGAGLTSEGQDAVSEARGFNGWTQLLLYLAAGAALIYGRRVVDNLPSMLGARATGDGRAVIAFIVSLGQIMVPMIGLFLIAYAVDSTGLVGDWLRPFLLGMPLAGLAFFIGLWLIRTLFASTPVAYDTLHMPQKSRTLARFYGTGLTIMLSLHVWLSHAALPLSGFVRRDGAPPQIPYEVSEAGAGVIHFIIMLGGAFFLFQLANILRRMTRYYGNEAAPYRAKILAGVGRLLRLIVVVSLVLVMIGFVNGGNALFWPAVKSLALIGLLILLQDFIADLYSLALRSKEGARDSLIPLLIGLLLIVASVPVFALIWGASLSDLLEARTRILNGVSFGSFSISPGAVLTLLIVFAIGYMITKWLQSVLGTQILPRTKLDRGAQSAAVSGLGYIGIFLAALLAITSAGFDLSSLAIVAGALSVGIGFGLQTIVQNFVSGIILLIERPISVGDWVEAGGQQGIVQEISVRSTRIKTFDQTDVIVPNSDLISQTVTNWTRGNARGRIIVPVGVAYGSDTRKVEQILREIAEDQPTVLIDPAPAILLMNFGADSLDFEVRCILSDISGGIGVASEMRHQIAQRFAAEGIEIPFAQRDLWLRNPETLFAKKGDSAEERPVQIEESVEDTDARPPQDIRSVGELPGDADGDGEY, encoded by the coding sequence TTGTTTCTGAACGTTTTTCGATCTGCGCTTCTGGCGCTTCTTTTGCTTGCGACCCAAGTTGCGGCGCAGGTGCAACAACAGATTGACTACGAGACATGGGAAACCTTCGCCAGTCAGGCAGAGGCCGCACTGGATGATCGCGACACCTCGTCCGACCAGATCGAATCCATTCGTGAAAACGCGACAGAGTGGCGCGCGCAGTTCGATGAAGCGCAGAATATCAATGCGCCGCGCATCCAGACGATCAAGGATCAGATATCATCTCTGGGGCCGGAACCTGCCGAGGGCGAAACCGAAGCAGAGGATGTGGCCGACCGGCGTGCCGCGCTGAATGCGCAACTGTCCGAGCTGCAGGCGCCCGGCATCAAGGCGACCGAAGCCTATAGCCGGGCGGAATCCATCGTCACCCATGCCGATGAGATAGAGCGCGCGCGAGAGGCGGAAGAGCTCATGTCTCAGACGCCATCGCCCCTGCTGCCGACAAGCTGGGTCGCCGCCGGCAAGGACGTGCTGGGCATAGGTGCCGGCCTGACGTCAGAGGGGCAGGATGCTGTCAGCGAGGCGCGGGGCTTCAATGGCTGGACCCAGCTTCTGCTGTATCTCGCCGCTGGTGCCGCGCTGATTTACGGTCGCCGTGTCGTGGACAACCTGCCTTCGATGCTCGGCGCGCGGGCGACCGGCGATGGGCGGGCGGTGATCGCGTTTATCGTATCGCTCGGACAGATCATGGTGCCGATGATCGGTCTGTTCCTGATTGCCTATGCGGTGGATTCGACCGGACTGGTCGGCGACTGGTTGCGGCCTTTCCTGCTGGGCATGCCGCTTGCCGGGCTTGCCTTTTTTATCGGTCTCTGGCTGATCCGTACGCTGTTTGCGTCAACGCCGGTCGCCTACGATACGCTGCATATGCCGCAGAAAAGCCGGACGCTGGCGCGGTTCTACGGCACCGGGCTTACCATAATGCTGTCGCTGCATGTGTGGCTGTCGCATGCCGCCCTGCCGCTGTCGGGTTTCGTGCGCCGCGACGGCGCGCCGCCGCAGATCCCCTATGAGGTGAGCGAGGCCGGCGCGGGCGTCATCCACTTTATCATCATGCTGGGTGGCGCGTTCTTCCTGTTCCAGCTTGCCAATATCCTGCGCCGCATGACCCGGTATTACGGCAATGAGGCCGCGCCCTACCGTGCCAAGATACTGGCCGGAGTTGGTCGTTTGCTGCGACTGATCGTCGTGGTTTCGCTGGTTCTGGTGATGATCGGTTTCGTCAATGGCGGCAACGCGCTGTTCTGGCCCGCGGTCAAAAGCCTTGCGCTGATCGGGCTGCTGATCCTGTTGCAGGATTTCATCGCGGATCTCTATTCGCTGGCGCTGCGCAGCAAAGAGGGTGCGCGCGATTCGCTGATACCGCTGCTGATCGGGCTGCTGCTGATCGTCGCCTCGGTCCCGGTCTTTGCCCTGATCTGGGGTGCCTCGCTCTCTGACCTGCTGGAGGCGCGGACCCGGATCCTGAACGGTGTGTCCTTCGGCAGCTTCAGCATATCCCCCGGCGCGGTGCTGACCCTGCTGATCGTGTTCGCCATCGGCTATATGATCACCAAATGGCTGCAATCTGTTCTTGGCACGCAGATTCTGCCGCGCACCAAGCTTGACCGGGGTGCCCAGTCTGCGGCCGTGTCGGGCCTTGGCTATATCGGGATATTTCTTGCCGCGCTGCTTGCCATCACCTCTGCCGGGTTCGACCTGTCCAGCCTTGCGATCGTGGCAGGTGCGCTCTCGGTCGGCATCGGCTTTGGCCTGCAAACCATCGTACAGAACTTCGTGTCAGGCATCATCCTGTTGATCGAACGTCCGATCAGCGTCGGCGATTGGGTCGAGGCTGGCGGTCAGCAGGGGATCGTTCAGGAAATCTCGGTCCGTTCGACGCGGATCAAAACCTTCGATCAGACCGATGTGATCGTCCCGAACAGCGACCTGATCAGCCAGACCGTGACGAACTGGACCCGAGGCAACGCGCGGGGCCGCATCATCGTGCCGGTGGGCGTGGCCTATGGCAGCGACACCCGCAAGGTCGAACAGATCCTGCGCGAGATCGCCGAGGATCAGCCGACCGTGCTGATCGACCCGGCCCCCGCGATTCTGCTGATGAATTTCGGTGCCGACAGCCTCGATTTCGAGGTCCGCTGTATTCTGTCGGACATTTCCGGCGGCATCGGCGTTGCGTCAGAGATGCGCCACCAGATCGCACAACGCTTCGCCGCCGAGGGGATCGAGATACCCTTCGCGCAGCGCGACCTTTGGCTGCGCAATCCGGAAACCCTGTTCGCCAAGAAAGGCGACAGCGCAGAGGAGCGGCCGGTTCAGATCGAAGAAAGTGTCGAAGATACAGACGCAAGACCGCCGCAGGATATCCGCTCTGTCGGGGAATTGCCGGGCGATGCGGATGGCGACGGCGAGTACTGA
- the hmgA gene encoding homogentisate 1,2-dioxygenase: MTIDALPTGMIRAATVNGTAANEGYMPGFGNDYETEALPGALPQGMNSPQKCEYGLYGEQLSGTAFTADTPERTWCYRIRPSVKHSSRYTRIDVPYWKSAPNVVGDVTSLGQYRWDPVPHSGEKLNWITGMRTMTTAGDVNTQVGMAAHIYLVTESMRDEYFYSADSELLVVPQEGRLRFATELGIIDLEPKEIAIIPRGLVYRVEVLEGPARGFVCENYGQKFELPGRGPIGANCMANPRDFKAPVAAFEDREAPSTLTIKWCGQFHETKIAQSPLDVVAWHGNYAPCKYDLRNYCPVGAILFDHPDPSIFTVLTAPSGVPGTANIDFVLFRERWMVMEDTFRPPWYHKNIMSELMGNIYGQYDAKPQGFIPGGMSLHNMMLPHGPDRDAFEKASNANLGPDKLENTMSFMFETRFPQHLTEFAGKEAPLQDDYIDCWESLEKKFDGTPGKK, encoded by the coding sequence ATGACCATTGATGCCCTGCCGACAGGCATGATCCGCGCCGCAACCGTAAACGGCACCGCCGCGAATGAAGGCTATATGCCCGGTTTCGGCAATGACTACGAAACAGAAGCGCTGCCGGGTGCGCTGCCGCAAGGGATGAACTCGCCCCAGAAATGCGAATACGGTCTTTACGGCGAACAGCTTTCCGGCACGGCCTTCACCGCCGACACGCCCGAACGGACATGGTGCTATCGAATCCGCCCAAGCGTCAAACATTCCAGCCGCTATACCCGCATAGATGTGCCATATTGGAAATCGGCACCCAACGTCGTCGGCGATGTGACAAGCCTGGGCCAATATCGCTGGGACCCGGTGCCGCATTCCGGTGAAAAGCTGAACTGGATTACCGGGATGCGCACCATGACCACGGCGGGTGACGTGAATACGCAAGTGGGCATGGCCGCGCATATCTATCTGGTGACGGAATCCATGCGTGACGAATATTTCTACAGCGCAGACAGTGAGTTACTGGTTGTTCCTCAGGAGGGTCGGCTCCGCTTCGCGACCGAGCTGGGCATCATTGATCTGGAACCGAAAGAGATCGCCATCATCCCGCGCGGCCTTGTCTATCGGGTTGAGGTTCTGGAAGGGCCCGCCCGCGGCTTTGTCTGCGAAAATTACGGCCAGAAGTTCGAACTGCCGGGCCGCGGCCCCATCGGCGCGAACTGCATGGCCAATCCGCGCGACTTCAAGGCACCCGTGGCCGCGTTCGAAGACCGTGAGGCTCCGTCCACACTGACCATCAAGTGGTGCGGCCAGTTCCACGAAACCAAGATCGCGCAAAGTCCGCTGGATGTCGTCGCGTGGCACGGCAATTACGCGCCATGCAAATACGATCTCCGCAATTACTGCCCGGTTGGCGCAATCCTGTTCGACCATCCCGATCCGTCGATTTTCACGGTTCTGACCGCGCCCTCCGGCGTGCCGGGGACGGCGAATATCGACTTCGTGCTGTTCCGCGAACGCTGGATGGTGATGGAAGATACCTTCCGGCCGCCATGGTATCACAAGAACATCATGTCCGAGCTGATGGGCAATATCTACGGCCAGTATGACGCCAAGCCGCAGGGTTTCATTCCCGGCGGGATGAGCCTGCACAACATGATGCTGCCCCACGGTCCTGACCGCGATGCTTTCGAAAAGGCGTCGAACGCCAATCTCGGCCCGGACAAGCTGGAAAATACCATGTCCTTCATGTTCGAAACCCGCTTCCCGCAGCATTTGACAGAGTTTGCCGGCAAGGAAGCGCCTCTTCAGGATGACTATATCGACTGCTGGGAAAGCCTTGAGAAGAAATTCGACGGCACGCCGGGCAAAAAATGA
- a CDS encoding transposase: MAGHLERLAFIDETSVKTNMVKTTGWAPRGQRLVDQAPFGHWRTQTFIGALRHDRLDAPWVISGAMNSEMFDLYVETQLALTLSQGDVVILDNLSSHKSPGAARTLQKVGAWFFVPAALKPRPQSH; the protein is encoded by the coding sequence ATGGCCGGCCATCTGGAAAGATTGGCCTTCATCGACGAAACCTCGGTCAAGACCAACATGGTCAAAACCACCGGTTGGGCCCCGCGCGGCCAACGCCTGGTCGATCAAGCGCCGTTCGGACACTGGCGCACCCAGACGTTCATCGGCGCCTTGCGCCATGACCGGCTGGACGCGCCATGGGTGATTTCAGGGGCGATGAACAGCGAGATGTTTGACCTCTATGTCGAGACCCAACTGGCACTGACGCTGAGCCAAGGCGATGTTGTGATCCTCGACAACCTGTCCAGCCACAAGAGCCCCGGGGCGGCCCGCACCTTGCAGAAAGTCGGCGCATGGTTTTTTGTTCCTGCCGCCCTAAAGCCCCGACCTCAATCCCATTGA
- a CDS encoding winged helix-turn-helix domain-containing protein, which produces MVRLKRETASLKPKPHGNPRRGKLTGVKDWVQGRIAAQPDLTIDELTAELGSEHGLHVHRSSVGRLLHRLGLSHKKRPSGA; this is translated from the coding sequence ATGGTGCGTCTCAAGCGTGAGACCGCAAGCCTGAAGCCGAAGCCGCATGGCAACCCGCGCCGCGGTAAGCTGACTGGCGTCAAGGACTGGGTGCAGGGCCGGATCGCGGCGCAGCCCGACCTGACGATCGATGAATTGACGGCGGAGCTGGGATCGGAACACGGGCTGCACGTGCATCGCTCGTCGGTCGGACGGCTGCTGCACAGGCTCGGCCTCAGTCACAAAAAAAGACCTTCAGGCGCTTGA
- a CDS encoding response regulator produces MSLKDQLHVLVVDDMSTSRGLIVQALEAMGIANIHHVASGPEAINLVGRMPVHLVLSDYNMPDMDGLQLLRQLRSDPKSKNIGFILITGKADRAVVENGKTLRMNNFIKKPFGPQELKSCLEAVVGRL; encoded by the coding sequence ATGAGCTTGAAGGATCAACTGCACGTCCTTGTAGTAGATGACATGTCCACCAGCCGGGGCCTGATAGTCCAGGCGCTCGAAGCTATGGGCATCGCAAACATCCATCATGTTGCGAGTGGGCCAGAGGCCATCAATCTTGTCGGCCGCATGCCGGTTCATCTGGTACTTTCCGACTACAATATGCCCGATATGGACGGGCTACAACTTCTTCGGCAATTACGAAGCGATCCGAAATCTAAGAATATCGGCTTCATTTTAATCACAGGAAAGGCGGACCGGGCGGTCGTTGAAAATGGCAAGACGCTGCGTATGAATAACTTTATCAAAAAGCCTTTTGGTCCCCAAGAGCTCAAATCGTGCCTCGAGGCGGTGGTCGGACGCTTATGA